The following nucleotide sequence is from Desulfonatronovibrio magnus.
GAAAAGCTCATTTTTGATACGTTTGTTTAAGGCCTCCACTTTACCCAGGGTTTGAGGGTGATGGGCACGGGCATGAGTATGATCGATACCCTCATGTTCCAAATACTTTTCAAAACGGTTGATGCCACGCCAAGAATAAAACACGAACCCTCGATCGGTAAGTAGTTCCTCTATTTTGCCATACCTGGTAATAGCATCTTGGACCAGAATGGTTACCTCGTCTGCAGAGGTATGCTCCACAAGCCTGTAGCCCAGGATGAAGCGCGAATAATCGTCTATGAGCAAAATCAGGTAGACTCTGGCCTTGTTTATGTGCAACTCCAGGATATCCATCTGGGCCAGCTCCAGAGGGCGGCCTGCTTCAAAACGTTGAGGCTCAGTGTGCTCCTTCTTTGTCTGTCTGGGTTCGTAACCATTGGCCAACATCACTTTCCTGATGCTGCGAATGGAAATGGTTTTGCCTTGTCTGCGCAAATGGCTGCGGACTTGTCCAGGGCCAAAGCCCGGATTGGTCTGCCAAGTGTTAAGAATGGCTTCTTCCTGGTCCGGCGTAATTTTTTTTACGCCACGCCCTGGTCGATTGGGTTGATGCTCGAGAAATGCCTCGCGCACCATGGTTTCAAGCTTGTTTTTCCAGTCATAGACTGTTGTGTAGTGGACACCTGCAATATCTGCAGCTTCTTTAAACCCGATTTCTTGAGCCTTCTCTACAATAGTCAGCTTTTGTTGCTGATCGAAAAATTTGCTTCCCATAACACTCTCTCCTTAAGGGATATGCCAAGAGAAAGTGTTACCCTGAGTTAAAACCTTTTGTACGGATTCTTTTTAACAGATACAATAAACTACAACAACCCGAATAGGAGGAAAACATGAAAGATCAAAATTGTGGAGGAAATCAAGTGACGATCCAGCTTATTGCGACTGTATTAGCGTGCCTGTGGGAAGCCTTCGGCCCTGATTCAACGAGGAAGTAATCATGTGGTGTGTAATTAAAATAGAAAGTTTTTAGGAACAGATGTGGCGGAGTCAGAGCATGTCTTTGAAAATGAAACTAAAGCACGTGAGTACGCTGCTCTGATAATCAGGCAGTCCGGTGTGTACTGAGTTATGATTGAGTTCTATGAACATAATTAGCTTAGGGAGGTAAGAATATGGACTTACAGGATGCTCATGGAGTTTCAAGGATAGGCTCTAAGCTCAGATATGAAATTCGCAGAAATAAACAGTCCTTCCACAAGCGTAAGCACATCTTCTGGAAAAGACAGGCTTACGCTCTGTGGTGCGCTGTAGTAATTCTGATTGGCTTTGTAATCCTCTGGTAAAACCTAGAGTAAAAAGAAGGGACGCACGAGTGCCCTTCTTTTAGCCTGGCATACCCTTAGAATCCAATTACTATGCACGTAGCTGCCTACTTTTGAACACGTATATATTTTGGTGACTTCAGGTATGGCCGAGCAAAATTACTTAGTTTAGAGGACTTTTTTATAATATCAAGTTAAAATAAATTCAAACGATAGAACTTAACGTTTACCTACCAAAGTGAAGGTAGCGGGGTAGCACATTAAAGTTAAAGCATTGAATTTACAGGGTTTTATGAAAAACCAGAATGTCAACTTTTGCCATAAAGTTGATATTTAATCTGCTTGCAATATTTCAAGCCTTAAGATATATACTCAATATGTCATTTGAAATTCCATCCCCACACGATGTAGGCTTCAAGACCTTTTTCCAGGATGAAGAGCTGGTCCGAGATTTCATCAAATATTACATACCGGATGAAATCAAGGCCTACCTGGATCTGTCAGTACTAGAAATTGATATCAGCGGGTTTGTAGCTGAAGAGTTCAAAGAGTTCCGCACTGACGTGGTTGTCAGAGTTCGGCTAAAAAACACCGACCAGATGGTAGATCTCTATTTTTTGTTTGAACATAAAAGTTATCTGGACAGGTACGCACTACTT
It contains:
- a CDS encoding integrase core domain-containing protein, with product MGSKFFDQQQKLTIVEKAQEIGFKEAADIAGVHYTTVYDWKNKLETMVREAFLEHQPNRPGRGVKKITPDQEEAILNTWQTNPGFGPGQVRSHLRRQGKTISIRSIRKVMLANGYEPRQTKKEHTEPQRFEAGRPLELAQMDILELHINKARVYLILLIDDYSRFILGYRLVEHTSADEVTILVQDAITRYGKIEELLTDRGFVFYSWRGINRFEKYLEHEGIDHTHARAHHPQTLGKVEALNKRIKNELFRQKHFSTLEQASCALAQWVDHYNSKRPHQGIGGFLVPAERFHGQADKALDEIAKNCDVTSQEHDVERSIANLVLSPDGTITLYILGQPVMVKGGLYG